The DNA window GCCACGCCGTCGGCGTCGCGGTAGATGCTGTTCCGGCGGTACAGATCGTAAAAGCCATAGCCCGAGGGGAACATCACCAGGTGGCCCTGGTAGCTGTACGGGTCGTCGGATTTTTCGACCGTTTGTCCCCAGAGCGAAACGCCGGTGTGCATTTCGCTGGTGACCAGTTTGCCTTCAAAGATCAGGCGGAAGTTGCGGTACTTGTCTTTGGTGACCAGATAGGTGCTGGCGGCGGGGGCGTTCTCCGCACTGTTGCGGCCGACGATGGCGCCGTCTTCCACGCTCCAGTGCCGGTCGATCTGGCCTTCCCAGCCGGTCAGGTCCTTGCCGTTAAACAGAAAGATCGGCTTCTCGCTTTTCGGCAAGCGTTCGATCTGCTGGCGGGACCAGTCGTCCGCCGGTTCCGCCGCGGTTGCAGCCGGCAGGAAGGAACAAAGGGCAACACCACAAAACGCAAGACAGGCCAGGCGAGTCAGCATGGCGACCTCCAGGTGAGAGTTCTTCGGAAAGCAGGCGATGGGGGCGAAACGAACGTTTCGCACGCCCACATGATACCACCGCGGAAATGGCGAGGGGGAAAATGCCGCTCGCGATTTGGCATTTGCCGCGGGTCGCTGGCGAGGAGGAAACGTCGCCTCCCGGGGAGGTCAGGCTTCGCCCCGCACGGTGCGACGATAGTCGGACGGCGTCTGGCCCGTTTCTCGGACGAAGACCTCGTGCAGGCGGATCGAATCGCGAAAGCCCGTTTCATGGGCGATCTGCTTGACGAGCAGTTCCGTCTCCGCCAGCAGGCGTTTGGCCTTCAGCACCCGCAGTCGGCGGATCTCGGCCGCGACCGAGCGGCCCGTTGCGGTCTGGAAACGACGCTCCAGCGTGCGGCGGGAAACGCCGACCGCGGCCGCCACATCGTCGACGGCCAGCCCTTGCCGGGTATGGCGTTCAATATGCCGCATGGCGATCGCCACGGTTTCATCGTCGACCGCAAAAAAGTCGGTCGAGTCGCGGGCAATGATGCCGGTCGGCGACAGGAACCGATGCAGCGGATCCGCCTCGCCGCCCCGCATCAGGCGATCCAGCAGCTGGGCGGCCTGGTAGCCGATCTGCTCATAGTTGACCTCGACCGATGTCAACGAAG is part of the Lignipirellula cremea genome and encodes:
- a CDS encoding 3-keto-disaccharide hydrolase yields the protein MLTRLACLAFCGVALCSFLPAATAAEPADDWSRQQIERLPKSEKPIFLFNGKDLTGWEGQIDRHWSVEDGAIVGRNSAENAPAASTYLVTKDKYRNFRLIFEGKLVTSEMHTGVSLWGQTVEKSDDPYSYQGHLVMFPSGYGFYDLYRRNSIYRDADGVAKKAGKQHEWNRMEILAIGNRIRHVVNGIVVADWTDPKPELCGSGPIGLQLHSNKVPQEVQFRGLVLTLDPEDDVITAGEIGDEE